A single Papaver somniferum cultivar HN1 unplaced genomic scaffold, ASM357369v1 unplaced-scaffold_85, whole genome shotgun sequence DNA region contains:
- the LOC113346012 gene encoding uncharacterized protein LOC113346012, producing MARIIMKAASYLTPVLLAYTRKTPLRNYSSSSSIFSNPQLKNNIIRSLIYKQDRPLNLKLFSSLAENNKGPSSSDQIIRAQEKSEDLLHKTPSDFPFKIEDKPGKQTVTLTREYRGDDIKVIVHMPAGRSSTVEGGDEYKDIVSDPQSSIRLVVSCTNLLGTTLEYGVIAYPDDFSIDSFCIKYENAPDEENIYYRGPAYAKLDKNLQKEFHRRLKILGIIPSTTRFLHGYMANRDMCSSDSANSPPTDQSTPESIETTIINDEGIPVHYVVEVYRQRGHPLVSADDIRNSRKNTKDFIWIPYPHTRSEKLLWIEVPSEGFFASQSELQEDVENDLDVGREEDLLFLDGEDNNPYRCLPPKDAWDPPVFSEEMDKIMYPYGRPPVVKMSDLELEHYQVWDM from the exons ATGGCGAGAATCATCATGAAAGCTGCTTCATATTTAACCCCAGTGTTACTGGCATATACGAGGAAGACGCCTCTTAGAAATTACAGCAGTTCTTCATCCATCTTCAGCAACCCGCAATTGAAGAACAACATAATCCGTAGTCTAATTTATAAACAAGATCGGCCTCTAAATCTTAAGTTGTTCTCTTCTCTCGCTGAGAATAATAAGGGACCATCCAGTTCCGATCAAATCATACGTGCTCAGGAGAAATCTGAAGATCTTCTTCACAAG ACACCAAGTGATTTTCCCTTCAAAATTGAAGATAAACCAGGAAAGCAAACGGTAACGTTGACTAGAGAATACCGGGGTGATGATATCAAAGTCATAGTTCACATGCCTGCGGGTCGTTCCTCTACTGTTGAAGGAGGTGATGAATACAAGGATATTGTAAGTGATCCACAATCCAGCATTCGCCTAGTTGTATCTTGTACGAATCTTCTGGGGACTACTTTGGAGTACGGTGTCATTGCTTATCCAGATGACTTTTCGATAGACAGTTTCTGTATCAAGTACGAAAATGCTCCAGATGAAGAAAATATCTATTACAGAGGACCTGCCTATGC gaaacTGGATAAGAACTTGCAGAAAGAATTCCACAGACGTTTGAAGATCTTAGGGATTATACCCAGCACCACCAGATTCTTACATGGGTACATGGCTAACAGGGACATGTGCTCGTCAGATTCAGCCAATTCGCCTCCTACTGATCAATCTACtcctgaatccattgaaacaacAATTATTAATGATGAAGGGATTCCAGTCCACTATGTAGTTG AAGTTTATAGACAAAGAGGACATCCACTTGTCAG TGCTGACGATATCCGCAACAGTAGAAAGAATACCAAAGACTTCATCTGGATTCCTTATCCACATACTCG TAGTGAGAAGCTATTGTGGATTGAAGTTCCTAGCGAAGGTTTCTTTGCTTCCCAAAG TGAACTTCAAGAAGATGTTGAAAATGACCTTGATGTTGGACGCGAGgaagatttattgttccttgatGGTGAAGATAACAATCCTTATAGATGTTTACCTCCCAAAGATGCTTGGGATCCCCCTGTTTTCTCAGAAGAGATGGATAAGATAATGTATCCTTATGGACGTCCTCCTGTTGTTAAAATGAGTGATTTAGAACTTGAACATTATCAAGTATGGGATATGTAA